The Humulus lupulus chromosome 4, drHumLupu1.1, whole genome shotgun sequence genome has a window encoding:
- the LOC133830694 gene encoding exocyst complex component EXO70E2: MLTNWIHILIGKVILVFVKDLSFRFFESLAKYIFIFFTQKNNSSSPSMPTLSEMENCKSATPTQEGKHHVMAAALHLTKALVGIDYLTDDLKKILSDLDSHLSAMVVITESKEGEFLELEQRLKQAEKKVASWTLNQLMVSDCCPIEASQNLEVIGEIHAMTESLRGLAADEYGKPMELLQRAESLLQTAMSKLEEEVDYILHQHKQYFEPEDMSFRSCGSDVMYDESFVSVEEDPQEEALRRNSSGSESEDYLVDLVRPHVMPHLKSVTNIMFASNYAEEFCQAFIKARKEALDTYWVSLGMETFSIEDVLKMEWKSLHYEIKRWSWIMKIIIRVYLPSEKRLCDQILGEFGYVSSHCFMEISKALLMYLLNFGEAVVMGDYKPEKLFRLLDMYEVLGDLLFDIDHLLLAELGSDIRIEFHDLLEKLGDFSRVTFSEFRHAIACSTSTTPYKGGGIHPLTKYVMNYIKALVEFGDTLNVLLKDQSSASSEDPNSVFELENMQEDSSTLTSCPTAYNLQSIASTLESNLNNRSKLYNNGALQNMFLMNNINYIVQKVKTSKLRLFFGDVWIREHMAKVQQQATGYERTSWSSAVSLIRSQDGHTLPKEIFKEKCRRFSVAFEEVYRNQTAWYIPDPQLREDLQISISQKVIQAYRSFTGRNSNDEKHIKYTADELENFLLHLFEGSPRSLSNPRRR; encoded by the coding sequence ATGCTAACCAATTGGATTCACATTCTTATAGGCAAAGTGATCCTGGTTTTTGTTAAAGACTTGAGTTTCAGATTCTTCGAGTCTTTGGCTAAGTACATCTTTATCTTTTTTACTCAGAAAAATAATTCCTCTTCACCTTCTATGCCTACTCTTTCTGAAATGGAAAACTGTAAATCTGCAACCCCAACCCAAGAAGGAAAGCATCATGTGATGGCTGCAGCTTTGCACCTCACAAAAGCCTTAGTGGGAATTGATTATCTCACTGATGATTTGAAAAAGATCCTCAGTGATCTAGACTCCCACTTGTCTGCCATGGTTGTAATCACAGAAAGCAAAGAAGGGGAGTTTTTGGAATTGGAACAGCGGCTTAAGCAAGCAGAGAAAAAGGTCGCTAGTTGGACGTTGAATCAACTGATGGTAAGTGACTGTTGCCCTATTGAAGCTTCTCAGAACTTGGAAGTCATTGGTGAAATCCACGCCATGACGGAAAGCCTCAGAGGCTTGGCAGCAGATGAGTATGGGAAACCAATGGAGCTTCTTCAAAGAGCTGAGAGTCTTCTTCAGACGGCAATGTCAAAGCTTGAAGAAGAGGTGGATTACATTCTTCATCAGCACAAGCAGTACTTTGAGCCTGAGGACATGTCATTCCGATCTTGTGGATCAGATGTGATGTATGATGAGTCCTTTGTTTCTGTCGAGGAAGATCCACAAGAAGAAGCGTTGCGAAGAAACAGCAGTGGCAGCGAATCAGAAGATTACCTTGTTGATTTAGTACGTCCCCATGTAATGCCTCACCTTAAGTCCGTTACTAACATAATGTTTGCTTCAAATTATGCTGAAGAATTCTGCCAAGCTTTCATCAAGGCAAGGAAAGAAGCCTTGGACACATACTGGGTTAGTTTAGGCATGGAGACATTCAGCATTGAGGATGTGCTCAAAATGGAATGGAAAAGTTTGCACTACGAGATCAAGAGATGGTCTTGGATCATGAAGATCATTATCCGGGTTTATCTTCCAAGCGAAAAAAGGCTCTGTGATCAGATTTTAGGGGAGTTTGGATATGTTAGCTCACACTGTTTCATGGAGATATCAAAAGCTTTATTGATGTACCTGTTGAATTTTGGTGAAGCTGTGGTAATGGGAGATTATAAGCCTGAAAAGTTGTTTCGATTGCTGGACATGTATGAGGTTCTAGGAGATCTTCTCTTCGACATAGATCATTTATTGTTGGCAGAGTTGGGATCTGATATCCGAATTGAGTTCCACGATCTTTTGGAGAAACTAGGAGACTTCTCAAGAGTAACATTTTCTGAGTTCAGACATGCCATTGCTTGCAGCACATCAACTACTCCTTACAAAGGAGGTGGTATTCATCCTCTAACAAAGTATGTCATGAACTACATCAAAGCCCTTGTTGAATTTGGTGATACACTCAATGTTCTTCTCAAGGATCAAAGTTCAGCTTCTTCTGAAGATCCCAACTCAGTTTTTGAGCTTGAGAATATGCAAGAGGACAGTTCCACTTTGACTTCTTGTCCCACAGCTTACAACCTTCAATCAATTGCATCAACTCTAGAATCCAACCTCAACAACAGATCCAAATTGTACAACAATGGTGCTCTGCAAAATATGTTCTTAATGAATAATATCAACTACATTGTCCAGAAGGTGAAGACCTCTAAACTCAGACTCttttttggagatgtttggatcaGGGAGCATATGGCCAAAGTACAGCAGCAGGCAACAGGCTATGAGAGAACCTCTTGGAGTTCTGCTGTTTCCTTGATCAGATCACAAGACGGTCACACACTTCCAAAGGAAATTTTCAAAGAAAAGTGTAGGCGTTTCAGTGTTGCCTTTGAAGAGGTTTATAGAAACCAGACAGCATGGTATATCCCAGATCCACAGCTTAGGGAAGATCTTCAAATTTCGATTTCCCAGAAGGTAATCCAAGCATATCGGAGTTTTACCGGGCGAAACTCGAATGATGAGAAGCATATCAAGTACACTGCTGATGAGCTAGAAAACTTTCTATTGCATCTCTTTGAAGGGTCACCAAGATCATTGTCCAATCCCCGCAGGAGATGA